Within the Periophthalmus magnuspinnatus isolate fPerMag1 chromosome 7, fPerMag1.2.pri, whole genome shotgun sequence genome, the region CATTGGGAATTTAATTATTAGAAATCCGTATTTACATTAGACCCACCCTCATACCACTTTATTTTTGCAACTTTTGTACACCCCAtacataattacacattttctcACTTCAAATGTTCCACCTTCGCTTTTACAACTAAATAGATTATTTTATTCAGGAGAAGCAGACAGTTCTTTTATTTAGAACAACCCGGAAACGCCTCTGCAGTCTCGTATCTGATTGGCGGATTGTCTTTGCGTCAGCGCTCGTTAGATGCGTCGTTGTTCGTCGGAGTCACTTCTGCAGCACCGTTCAGCTCGAGTCCAGGCCGCGCAACACACCACAACTTTGAACCCGAACCATGCCTCGAGTTTACATCGGCAGACTTAGCTACCATGTCCGCGAGAAAGACATCCAGAGATTTTTCAGCGGATATGGGAAGCTCATGGAGATTGATCTGAAAAATGGGTAAGTTTTGTTAGTTGAAAAGTGGAACACGCGTTAACCAGACTAGCTGGTCCCGCTACAACGACGTTAAACGTTTTCTGGGCCTTTTGTGTTAAATAGTTTGCcctgtaaatattgtaaatgtaaaaaaaaccccatcaGTATATAGATTGAATCAAATGTTGGAGGTGTTGCAGTATTAATTAGTAAGACTTCAGAGGTCTGTTGTTTGGTTGGTGTCGCATGGCCAACATGGCGGCTTTGTATCTCGTTCGTTAGCAAAAGGCTAACGGGCCTGGTTAGCATCGATTAGCTAACGTCAGTTCCTCATCTGTCCGAATCGTTGTCCAGTGAGTGCTTTACcattgcttgtttttgtttgcaggtATGGATTTGTGGAGTTTGAAGACAACCGTGACGCCGACGATGCCGTGTATGAGCTGAACGGGAAGGAGCTGTGTGGGGAGCGGGTGATTGTGGAGCATGCCCGCGGACCGCGTAGAGACCGAGATGGCTACGGTGGGGGTTACTGGGGTGGTGGGCGCAGTAAGTGCAGTCTATTACAAGTCACCCTCTTTCCCCCTTACCCCTGGGGTGAGGTGTCGATGTGGACTGCACACGCAGTACAATGTTTGTGTGAACCAACCCTTGTTTGATAATGAATCTTAATAGATTCTTGGTCTGTATTTATGGTGGTAGTTCACATCGAAACAACACCTAATTTGACTAATGTAAGAATACATTTTAGAAATTACAGTTTTAGATTTTGTACTTTCATTCCAgctaacctttttttttttttttgcaataaatttttttcacatttacttCCTTCATATTTGCTCCACTCCTTTATGAAAATGTCCACCCATCTTCCAAAAATATAGCTAGAGCAGCATTAGAGTTAGACTGCTAGACTACCTGTTGTTGTGgtgtgtgttacttttactggtctatattttcaacattaacaaAGTCCTTGATGTTTCAATTTGAAAGAGTCCAGTTGCGGGCTGAGGCTGAGTCCATTGAGGCTAAAGATGACTGGCTAAGATGACTGCCTGTCCCGTTTGGCCTTGGCTTTCACCTTacaatgtgtgtgtgacctttgcCCCCTTGATCCTTGGCTGACCTAACCGGAAGCCATGATGACAGCAGCCTTTTGCCAATAGTCCAGGGGCGATGGTGAGGATTGCCATTGGTTTCTATATTGACATCAAACATAAGTGGAGCGGCTCTTGTAAAACAACTTGCAATCCAAATAATAGTTGTAAGTGAAAACTGTAATGTGTGCAGCCTAGAATTTCTTATTGGGCAGCATTTTAAAACTTTCCAAAATGTTCCTGATCCAAAGTGCTGTGGATGCCCCCCTTTCTGTTTGTGTTCCAGGATTCAGCAATCTTGAAAGAACATCACTGCCCATTTGTTTACGTGGATTTGTAAAGGCAAGCTTTGAATGGCCAGAAACAGATGCAGTGGTGTTCTTTATAGCAGAAACCTACACCAAGTAATATAATTAAAACTGTAAAGCCTGCGGCAATGTTGCATATTTTACCCAAACAGTTTTCTTGAAAATGGGACGTAGCTATTTCGGTGTGGTTCCGTGCTGGTTTTTAGTGGGCAGGTGTTGATAAGATCCACTGCTGTGTACAACAGTCCCTTTCCTGTTCTGACTTGCTGTTGGTTTTTTCTTAAaggcggtggtggtggtggtggtggaggcggcggcggcggcggtggtggaggtggtggtggtggtggaggataCAGCAGCAGCCGGAGTCGCTCTGGCAGGGACAAGTACGGGCCACCGGTTCGTACTGAGTACCGCCTCATTGTGGAGAACTTGTCCAGCCGCTGCAGCTGGCAAGACCTAAAGGCAGGTTACTTTGATTGGGTTGTAATGGGCCAGTTTTGTACTTGTGTTATTGTTTACTAAAGTCTCATTTTTGTTTAGGACTTTATGCGGCAGGCAGGAGAGGTGACCTATGCAGATGCCCACAAGGAACGCACCAATGAGGGAGTGATTGAGTTCAGGAGTTACTCAGACATGAAGAGGGCCCTGGACAAACTGGACGGCACGGACATCAATGGCAGGAAGATCCGCCTGGTGGAGGATCGCCCCAAGAGGAGAAGGTCTTACTCAGGCAGCCGCTCCAGGTGGGTCCTCCACACCCTCTGGGACTGTAGTCtgctttgttttgtgtctttgacTGGTGTATTGTCCTCAGGTCTCGCAGTCGCCGCCGCTCTCGCAGCAGGTCCAGGTCGAGGTCCAGGAGCCGCTCAGGGTCTCACTCCAGGTAAGCTCCTAATAAATGCTCTTAGTTTATATATTAACCTGTGGAAAAGGTAAAGAATTAGACcaacatattttaatatttagtatTCAGAGAAAAATTGGaagctcagggactgcagatggaaagtagcagtagctaaatctggtgcaaatcatcttttctttgtaagattaatgaatttgtacatggtccctgtcaaataaagaaagaaagattgtTTTCAATATTTTCCATTTGTAGATCTCGTTCCCGTAGCAACAAGAGACGCCATCATTCTCGCTCTAAATCTGGCAGGAAGTCCCGCTCCAAGTCTGCAGGAAGTAAATCTCGCTCCCGCAGGTCCAGGTCTCGCTCCAAGTCCCGCTCCCGGTCTCGTAAGTCCAGGTCTGGTTCAGCCGAGCGCAAGTCCAAGTCTCGCTCAAAGAGCCGCTCAAAGAGCCGCTCCAAGGTCAAGTCTGAGCGAGACTCTCGCAGCAGGTCCAAGGAGCCCTCAGGAGACAAGAAGTCCCGCAGCCGCTCTGCTTCTCCCATGGAGAATGGGAAAGGGGAGCACGCCAAGTCCACATCCCGCTCCCCATCGCCTCAGGAGGATGAGCGTAGGTCCAAGTCCAGAGAGAAACACTCAGCCTCACGCTCAAAGTCCAGATCCAAGTCCCCCTCCAGGTCTAGGTCTAGGTCCAGATCAGCTTCTCAGGAATAGTGTCAATTTccctttttgttttcttaagcTGTATATAAGCTGTGCTGTTGAACTAGGTATCAATTCAACAAACTTTGCCTTGAGGGTGCGCTTGGCACGACATTCAAGTGATTTGTCTTGGCTGTAATCAATTTAGTTGGTGAAATTCTTAATTTGCTTTCATAGTCATATTTGCCACATATTTGCAAAATTTTGATCTGGCCTGTCAGGCAAGTGTAATGCATTGCCTACTTGCTAACCACTTAAAGTCAAGGCATCTTTTGCTAAACTGAGTGTTTTGTACTTCACATTTGAACAATGTACTGGATCGTTGGGCACAAATGACCCATTAtccctttttgtttttttatcgtTGTAGATTGTGTTTAGTATCTAAATGCGTTTGTTTGCTTTTTCATTTCATTGAGCCCTCTGATAATAGAGCTTGTTTTTTCCATATATTGCTCAAATGTAACTGCAGCTTTTGAGTTAAATGCTTGACTTTGTTGCTTATTTTTAATTTGCCATGCTAGAGCTTTACATTTTGGGGAGCCGCATTGGACATAAAGGCCACATTCCCCTTGGATTACCTGAAACACCCTTTCACGTCATCTGTGGAATATAGCATTTCCATGCTTGCAGGTCCTGACcggatgttttttattgtatgtataaataaaaggtCTTAAAGAAAACCGTGACTTGCTTACTTATTTACTGCACTATAAACGTGACCTATATCCAGTTAATTGTCCTAACTTTAGTAAGTTTTGAGTTTGTACTCCAAATTTGGATTTATCTTAGTACTTGCAAACCTACTATAATGTTCATAGATTTTATGGGCTAAAATGGAAGGTGTCATGAGTCAAacctgtatttgatttttgttgtgGATTGTGCAAATACAGCTTGAGAGTACGTTTGTTCCGCGCATGCGCAGTGGGAGCTCCGGAGCTGCAGGAGATCAGAGATGGTAAGCCCAAATTTCAGTCCAAAACCTGCTCGAAATACgatttattttcacattaaTCTTCTCGGAGAATGGGTTCCAATTCACGAGCCTTTAAGCCAAAACGTCCTCAAACCCGACAGTTAATTTTCCGTCGTTAAAACCTATTATCGACGTTCTGAAAATCAAATTGTAAGCTTTTCACGTTCAAATGTATAACTGGTCATGGCAGGCGCTTAATTGACTTAACTATTATTAGCTTAGGTGGCTTTTTAAGGGATAATAAATCTCTGTATAACTAAATAATTCATCTAAAATGGGACCGGTTTTGTAGACGTAAGCCGGGCGGGTGACAGGGTAAATTTATCAGGGAAAAAACGAGTATTTGACTGCcttttacacattttgttgGCTCAACGTTGTGTCACATCCTCCGCCATTTTAACCGAATTGCTTTTCTTAAGATAAATGTTGCTTCATCGTGCTTTTTTATTAATAGAATCTGCTGTTAAGTCATTCGGGGTCATGGTTATGAAATTAAAATTGCTTTggttgtattgttttgctttttcttttgttttttttttgttgcttcaTATTATTCCATATTACAGTCATAAATGGCCACTAACTTTGAATGCCCTTGTTAGTGATATGCCACAAGCTGTTTAAAATCTAACTGAACCAGATTACAGTATTTGCAGTCAAGATATAGAtatctgtttattttctgtgaGTCTATGTGAATTATGGACATACTGCAGAGATGAGAAGAGGAGCCAAaagtgtactcaagtaagagtactgttacttcaaaataataatagacaaatataTGGTAGGTTTAATAATAGAAGTGCAAACTAAGAGAGTAGTTGACACTCATTTAATTTACTGATATTGGAAGGGGAAAACAATAAAGcccaaaatctggtattttctaAAATTAGACAagttaaatcatatctgaaggaccagcccaagaaacataaatgttcaaatcactCTATATAATCACTCTATAgtgcttttgtcacttgtagacttactcacagtgggaagaggaaccaaaatatttactcaagtaagagcagggccggcccagcctataagcggACGAAGCAGCTGCTTTGGGCcctgaggccaccagagggcccccaagagcccatatatttatattgaatataatataatatgtaaagtgtTATTAGAAACAggatgtgtgtttacagcagcctaaatatccctctcaaatgattacatttgttttttatctatAATCGCAAAATACCTGCTGTTGCCTACATTGTATTTTTATCCGGGCAGAGGTGTGGGCAGCTCTGTGTGACTCAAACAGCCTATTACTTAGTTCTTGCTCTAAAGGACATGACATGCcaggataaaacagtgaagctggatGTTTATATAATAAGTAAAGGATATATATTGGAGCGACATAATTGCTGTTGATTGattgttttgattgttggcCTTTTCTTTCACAATAAGCTATCAGTTAGTCTTCTATGAATGTTTGaatgtataaaaacacacacacactgtcttaGGCTATCACAGCTGACAGCGTGTATGTGTCTTTATAcaatgtatgtaaatgtctgGTTTCAattgtaaatacaaatacaataagttgAGGTGATAGGAGCAGAGTCATAAGGTTGTCAAATATAAATCACCAATACCTGAGTCAGGGGATGTCCACTGCAGGGGGCCTCTGAGACAAATTCAttttagggccccctgaaagctagggccggccctgagtaagagtactgttacatgtACAGTAAATTACTCCAATTGGAGAACTAATATGAGTAATTAAAAAACTACTCtagtaaatgtacttgagttaTGAGTAGGCTACTACCGTACTAGTAATGAGTACTACCCACATCTGCAATACAGTATGTGGTTTTGAAAttgtttctcttttttattcAGAATTGTTTATGAAGAAGTACTGAAACGTCATTTCATGTTTCATTAGATCTGACACATATTCGCTAACAGATGTTAGTATTCGCCTAGCGGTTTCACtcttacattttcttttgaatGTTATGtcaaaggtacactgtgtaacttttctgatggagggtctggcAACTGTTTGGCTTTATTGATGTTTTGCTTTACCTACAATGCTCCACAGGATGGTATTAAATTTGTTTTGCTCATAAATACTTTAATGAACATGAATCCTTGTCACAGCTAATTGGAAAATCTTATAACTGTGTCAGCTTCGGGTTTGTACCACAACTTACAATTGACAAAGATGGTATagtatgcttttatttagacagggacagtgcacgccactacattgaccttaaaaaaacaggaaagatgtaagGTTCCtggttatagcataaatactagtttccacctgtagtccctggacaagCTGATGttaagtaacagtaacagtttggtgtaggtggataaaagacctgtaaacatatggtgcatacatcaaatacaatacatctcgcccctcaaatacaccatttctaaaaacattcattcatttattcacacACCCAAAATACTGCTTACAGCCTAAATATTTGGTTTGTCAAAGTCCACTGTTAATCATTCCATTTGTGTTTCCAGCGCTCCGGAGTGAGGGACAGTGAAGTGGTCATGAGTGCCAAAATGAACTCAGAGGCTCCTCCCACAGAGCTGGAACACTCCCTCCTGGaccctccccctgctcctcctactGTAGGGCCCTCCTCCTCTGAAACCATCCTGCTCTGTGGCACTGACACTGTGGCCAAGAGCAAGCCCAGAGCCCAGTCCCACACCACCAccgccctcctcctcccagGTACCAGCATCATTGCCCAACAATCAGGGTTTACAAAAGTATGTCAGAGCCTTATAGCTAAGTGTAATTTTACTATAGAATTAAGCCATGCAGTGCATACCCTTAAAGTTTAGAAAGGAACATTTTCAAGCcagctttttcaaagcctcttaATAGATTTTATCATTTCTGCCCTTTGGTTTTATAATCAGTGTTAAGTTGGTGTTCTTTATCAGCAGGAAGAGTGTTCTTCATTTGTAAGAgacttggggggggggggggtgttaaGGCTTTTGCAAATGcctcattgttttttttctccatgcaTCTTAAGTCCCTAGGATGAAATATGCAAAAAGCTCTCAGAATTAACTTGCACTAGGGCTTTtcatgtgtaaataaagatacaaaTTTATATCTTTAATAATAGTTTTTCCTCATAAATCTTTCTcaagggaaaataaataaataataaagtttttagttatattttggtAGTTAATTTTGAATTTAGTATCAATATTCAATATTAGAAAAGCTAAGAGGCCTGCCTGCTCTGTTCTACGTTTGAGGTCCACTAGAATGCCACTCCAGGAACTACACTGCTGCAATACAGCTGTCTGTGCTTGACTTTTAGTTAACTTTTTAAAACCAGACTTCTGAGAAGTCATTATTACACAATAATTATCATACGGATATGTCCTACTGGTTTTAAAAACTGCAGATCATTCATCACATCCTTATGTTATCCATACATAAAATATAAGCTTAAAAGCAACTGAAAGCTCAGCAGATGGCACCACATGCTGGTATCTACAGTTGACCAGAAGTttgcatacactatataaaaagacacatccatttatttttctttgtctgacatgaaatcagacaattcttttccagttttaggtcaattaggattaataCAGTTACCAGAATAATGAGAtaatttttaagacaatttttcatgactttcttcaaagtcaaatgtttacatacatttgattagtatttggttccattgcctttaaactgtgtgacttgggtcaaacattttggatatcaaGCTTCTCaaaatagttggcaggaattttggcctattcctcctgacagaactgttGTAACTGAACCAAGTTTGAAAAGGCatgtgaaaaggcatgtgcCATGCTTGCACAGGTCTACCCATTCATTTTcagtaggattgagatcagggccactccaaaacattgactttgttcttaagccactttgtaaccaaaGTATCCTTTGGGTCagtgtccatttggaagacccatttgcgcctaagctttaacttcctggctgatgtcttaagatgttgcttcagtattttcgcataatattctttcctcatgatgtcatctgtTT harbors:
- the srsf6a gene encoding serine and arginine rich splicing factor 6a is translated as MPRVYIGRLSYHVREKDIQRFFSGYGKLMEIDLKNGYGFVEFEDNRDADDAVYELNGKELCGERVIVEHARGPRRDRDGYGGGYWGGGRSGGGGGGGGGGGGGGGGGGGGGGYSSSRSRSGRDKYGPPVRTEYRLIVENLSSRCSWQDLKDFMRQAGEVTYADAHKERTNEGVIEFRSYSDMKRALDKLDGTDINGRKIRLVEDRPKRRRSYSGSRSRSRSRRRSRSRSRSRSRSRSGSHSRSRSRSNKRRHHSRSKSGRKSRSKSAGSKSRSRRSRSRSKSRSRSRKSRSGSAERKSKSRSKSRSKSRSKVKSERDSRSRSKEPSGDKKSRSRSASPMENGKGEHAKSTSRSPSPQEDERRSKSREKHSASRSKSRSKSPSRSRSRSRSASQE